Proteins encoded in a region of the Verrucomicrobiota bacterium genome:
- a CDS encoding ABC transporter permease subunit — MNRIWAIGRNTLTEVMRMPAYAIVLAVGVCLIALSPWFTMFSLGHNTKIVKEMGLATVQLAGLLIAALSASASVSREIESRTATTVLSKPVGRIEFILGKYAGLVMALGVAFFVLTVVLLLAGRHGTLDTVRETYDWPIVVLGVLALVLVLTMGFVGNYFLGWHFGATCVWTAVPLFGLTIFAVSFVDKNWHAQPFGARMDAQLVIGAVLILFAIMVITAVALAASTRLKVVGTLLVCVLVLMAGLLSDYFFKQAAVRPGVAGWAAWIAHALLPNFQHFWVGDAIIGERTVPLGYPLMALAYAALYSVGALAFALMLFQERELA; from the coding sequence GTGAACCGGATCTGGGCGATCGGCAGGAATACACTGACCGAGGTGATGCGCATGCCGGCCTATGCCATCGTGCTGGCCGTGGGCGTCTGCCTCATCGCGCTCTCGCCGTGGTTCACCATGTTCAGCCTCGGCCACAACACCAAAATCGTCAAAGAGATGGGGCTGGCCACCGTCCAGCTCGCCGGCCTGCTCATCGCGGCGCTGTCGGCTTCGGCGTCGGTCTCGCGAGAAATCGAGAGCCGCACGGCCACCACCGTGTTGAGCAAGCCCGTCGGCCGCATCGAGTTCATTCTCGGAAAATACGCCGGGCTTGTGATGGCGCTCGGCGTGGCGTTCTTTGTGCTCACCGTGGTCTTGCTGCTCGCAGGGCGGCACGGCACGCTCGACACGGTGCGCGAGACCTACGACTGGCCTATCGTCGTACTTGGCGTGCTGGCGCTCGTGCTGGTGCTCACCATGGGGTTCGTCGGCAACTACTTCCTGGGCTGGCACTTCGGCGCAACCTGCGTCTGGACCGCCGTGCCGCTGTTCGGCCTGACGATCTTCGCCGTCTCGTTCGTGGACAAGAACTGGCACGCCCAGCCGTTCGGCGCCCGCATGGATGCGCAGCTCGTTATCGGCGCCGTGCTCATTCTGTTCGCCATCATGGTGATCACCGCAGTAGCGCTCGCGGCCTCGACGCGGCTCAAAGTCGTCGGCACGCTGCTCGTGTGCGTCCTTGTGCTGATGGCCGGGCTGCTCTCGGACTATTTCTTCAAGCAGGCGGCGGTCAGACCCGGCGTCGCCGGCTGGGCCGCGTGGATCGCGCACGCACTGCTGCCCAACTTCCAGCACTTCTGGGTGGGTGATGCCATCATTGGAGAGCGGACGGTGCCGCTCGGCTATCCGCTCATGGCATTGGCCTACGCGGCCCTGTATTCGGTTGGCGCGCTGGCGTTCGCGCTCATGCTGTTCCAGGAACGCGAGCTGGCGTAG